Below is a genomic region from Pseudomonas extremaustralis.
GGTGACATAGGGGTTGTCCAGCAGGTAACGCACGCTCTGGTAGATCACCTCGGGTCCGGGCTCAATGCCCAGTGCCGATTTGGCCAGGACTTTGGCGCGGTAGGCCGCGTCATCGCCTTCGTTGAACATCACCATCGCCGGGGCAATGCCGTTGACCTTGATGTGCGGCGCGAACTGCGCAGCGAACGACAGCGTGAGGCTGTCGAGCCCGGCCTTGGTGGCGCAATAGGCAATGTGCTGGCGGCTGCCCTTGCGCACCACGTCATCGCTGATATGCACGATATCGGCAGGTGTCGAGCGTTGCAGCAGAGGTGAACAATGCAGGTTGATCAGGTACGGCGCAAGCATGTGCACGCTGAACATGTCGATAAAAGCGCGGCTTTCGTCGCCCGGGGTTTCAGCGACCCAGGCCGAAGCGTTGTGGATGA
It encodes:
- the folM gene encoding dihydromonapterin reductase, which produces MTATNAPILITGAGQRVGLHCAQRLLDEGHPVIFSYRSERPGVQALRERGAIGVFADFSTQAGILAFITQLNTHTQSLRAIIHNASAWVAETPGDESRAFIDMFSVHMLAPYLINLHCSPLLQRSTPADIVHISDDVVRKGSRQHIAYCATKAGLDSLTLSFAAQFAPHIKVNGIAPAMVMFNEGDDAAYRAKVLAKSALGIEPGPEVIYQSVRYLLDNPYVTGTTLTVNGGRHIK